A window of the Lactuca sativa cultivar Salinas chromosome 7, Lsat_Salinas_v11, whole genome shotgun sequence genome harbors these coding sequences:
- the LOC111883706 gene encoding 17.1 kDa class II heat shock protein — MDIDLRGFGMDPATIAAIATMFDVADEVDSDKPHPPSRAYVRDAKAMRNTPADIIEYPNSYQFIVDMPGLKREQIKVHVEDSNVLVVSGERRREKEEGVKYVRMERRVGKLLKKFILPENANMDAISAVNHDGVLKVMVEKLPPPEPKKPKTIEVKVGSPSEEAAPASDGTGTSGQLYK, encoded by the coding sequence ATGGATATCGATTTGAGGGGATTTGGTATGGATCCGGCGACAATCGCGGCTATCGCAACCATGTTTGACGTCGCCGACGAAGTTGACTCCGATAAACCCCATCCGCCGTCGCGAGCATACGTTCGGGACGCTAAGGCAATGAGAAACACGCCGGCAGATATCATAGAGTACCCGAACTCGTACCAGTTCATCGTGGACATGCCTGGGCTGAAGCGGGAGCAGATCAAGGTGCATGTGGAGGACAGCAACGTGCTGGTGGTGAGTGGGGAGCGGCGGAGGGAAAAGGAAGAAGGGGTGAAGTATGTGAGGATGGAGAGGAGGGTAGGGAAGCTGCTGAAAAAGTTCATTTTGCCGGAAAATGCAAACATGGATGCTATATCTGCTGTGAATCACGACGGTGTGTTGAAGGTTATGGTAGAGAAGCTGCCACCGCCGGAGCCGAAGAAACCCAAGACCATCGAGGTGAAGGTGGGGTCGCCCTCGGAGGAAGCTGCACCGGCGAGTGATGGAACGGGTACAAGTGGACAGCTGTACAAATGA